A genome region from Sphingomonas anseongensis includes the following:
- the lipB gene encoding lipoyl(octanoyl) transferase LipB: MERIDGVEWRASESPVPYEEALAFMEQRAAAIRSGEASECVWLLEHPPLFTAGTSADPAELINPLNFPVYEAGRGGRYTYHGPGQRVGYVMLDLEKRGRDVRKLVHGLEGWLIATLADLGVSAHRAPGRIGIWVGQGPAEAKIAALGIRVKRWVTLHGFSINVAPDLAHFDGIIPCGIADFGVTSLAQCGIETPMSRVDACLKRSFRLFLSDLG, translated from the coding sequence ATGGAGCGGATCGACGGCGTCGAATGGCGGGCCAGCGAATCGCCTGTGCCTTACGAGGAGGCCCTCGCCTTCATGGAGCAGCGTGCGGCCGCCATCCGATCGGGCGAAGCAAGCGAATGCGTCTGGCTGCTCGAGCACCCGCCCCTGTTCACCGCCGGCACCAGCGCCGACCCGGCCGAGCTCATCAATCCACTGAACTTCCCGGTCTACGAAGCCGGCCGCGGCGGCCGGTACACCTACCACGGGCCGGGCCAGCGGGTCGGCTATGTGATGCTGGACCTCGAAAAGCGCGGCCGCGACGTCCGCAAGCTGGTCCACGGTCTCGAAGGCTGGCTCATCGCCACGCTCGCCGATTTGGGCGTTTCCGCCCACCGGGCGCCCGGTCGGATCGGCATCTGGGTCGGGCAAGGACCGGCCGAAGCAAAGATCGCCGCGCTCGGAATCCGGGTGAAGCGCTGGGTGACCCTTCATGGCTTTTCGATCAACGTCGCGCCGGACCTCGCCCATTTCGACGGAATCATCCCGTGCGGCATCGCCGATTTCGGGGTCACGAGCCTCGCTCAATGCGGGATAGAAACGCCGATGTCGCGCGTTGATGCCTGCCTGAAACGGTCGTTTCGTCTTTTTCTCAGTGACTTGGGATAA
- the queE gene encoding 7-carboxy-7-deazaguanine synthase: MTYAVKELFLTLQGEGVQAGSRAVFLRFAGCNLWSGREQDRAEAQCGFCDTDFVGTDGPGGGKFADAEALADAVERKWGEGRDARLVVITGGEPMLQLDEALVSALHDRGFRVAVETNGTLPAVAGLDWVCVSPKAGTDVVQRSGDELKLVWPQPGIDPAELESWDFDHFLVQPMDGEDGKAATDAAIRLAMERPRWRLSLQAHKVVGLA; encoded by the coding sequence ATGACCTACGCGGTCAAGGAACTCTTCCTGACTCTCCAAGGCGAGGGTGTGCAGGCGGGGAGCCGCGCGGTGTTCCTGCGCTTTGCCGGCTGCAACTTGTGGTCGGGACGCGAGCAGGACCGGGCGGAGGCGCAGTGCGGCTTCTGCGACACCGACTTCGTGGGGACGGACGGGCCAGGCGGCGGCAAGTTCGCGGACGCCGAAGCACTCGCCGATGCCGTCGAGCGAAAATGGGGCGAGGGTAGGGATGCCCGGCTGGTGGTGATCACCGGCGGTGAGCCGATGCTCCAGTTGGACGAGGCGCTCGTGTCGGCGCTCCACGACCGCGGCTTCCGAGTCGCGGTTGAAACGAACGGGACCTTGCCGGCCGTCGCGGGCCTCGACTGGGTATGCGTCAGCCCCAAGGCCGGCACGGATGTCGTTCAGCGGAGCGGGGATGAGCTGAAGCTGGTCTGGCCGCAGCCCGGAATCGATCCTGCCGAGCTGGAAAGCTGGGATTTCGACCACTTCCTGGTCCAGCCGATGGACGGCGAGGATGGAAAAGCGGCTACCGATGCGGCGATCAGGCTGGCGATGGAGCGGCCGCGGTGGAGGCTCAGCCTCCAGGCTCACAAGGTGGTCGGCCTGGCCTAG
- the queC gene encoding 7-cyano-7-deazaguanine synthase QueC, which produces MRKAVVLLSGGLDSMVTAGIAREQGFDVLALTVNYGQRHSVELAAAKAIAGELASEHAVLDLDLRKFGGSALTGDIDVPKGGVGDEIPVTYVPARNTVLLSLALAWSEAAGARDLFIGVNALDYSGYPDCRPEFISAFEKLANLATKAGVEGGGFTLHAPLQAMTKADIAREAGRLGLDAGLSHSCYDPTPDGRHCGLCDACRLRAKGFAEAGLPDPTRYAERPGE; this is translated from the coding sequence ATGCGCAAGGCGGTGGTCCTGCTTTCGGGCGGGCTCGATTCGATGGTGACCGCGGGAATCGCCCGCGAACAGGGGTTCGACGTCCTCGCGCTCACGGTGAACTACGGGCAGCGCCATTCGGTCGAGCTGGCCGCGGCGAAAGCTATCGCGGGCGAGCTCGCGAGCGAGCATGCCGTGCTCGATCTCGACCTGAGGAAGTTCGGCGGGTCGGCGCTTACTGGCGACATCGACGTTCCGAAGGGCGGCGTCGGCGACGAAATACCCGTCACCTACGTTCCCGCCCGCAATACCGTGTTGCTTAGCCTGGCGCTCGCCTGGTCGGAGGCGGCGGGCGCCCGGGACCTATTCATCGGAGTCAACGCGCTCGATTATTCCGGCTACCCGGATTGCAGGCCGGAGTTCATCAGCGCCTTTGAAAAGCTGGCGAACCTCGCCACCAAGGCGGGCGTGGAGGGCGGCGGTTTCACGCTCCACGCGCCGCTTCAGGCCATGACCAAGGCCGACATTGCTCGCGAGGCCGGCCGGCTCGGCCTCGACGCGGGACTGAGCCACAGCTGCTACGATCCGACACCGGACGGTCGACACTGCGGCCTCTGCGACGCGTGCAGGTTGCGGGCGAAGGGGTTCGCCGAGGCGGGGCTGCCGGACCCGACGCGCTACGCGGAGCGGCCGGGCGAATGA
- a CDS encoding DUF3147 family protein gives MLYFVIKALLSGAIVAAVSEIARRYPTWGGLVASLPLTSLLAMLWLWRDTSDPERVAGLSMGAFWFILPSLPMFAALPALLRCGVGFWLSLAIVVAGTLALYALMFWAAPRLGLKL, from the coding sequence GTGCTCTATTTCGTCATCAAGGCTCTGCTTTCGGGCGCGATCGTCGCAGCGGTGTCGGAGATCGCCCGGCGCTATCCGACCTGGGGCGGGCTGGTCGCGTCGCTTCCACTGACCTCGCTGCTGGCGATGCTGTGGCTGTGGCGAGACACAAGCGACCCGGAGCGAGTTGCCGGACTGTCCATGGGCGCCTTCTGGTTCATCCTCCCGTCGCTTCCGATGTTCGCCGCTCTTCCGGCGCTGCTTCGCTGTGGAGTCGGCTTCTGGCTGTCGCTTGCGATCGTCGTCGCCGGGACGCTGGCGCTTTACGCGCTCATGTTCTGGGCGGCGCCCCGGCTGGGGCTGAAGCTCTGA
- a CDS encoding DUF3617 domain-containing protein: MNGNSRLLAASTALLAGAGLVAAAGPSALSQAQGGLWEVARSGSPPVRLCLANPQVLAQFEHRRASCSRTVLRDSGLSARIHYTCGGGGFGESNLTLVTPRSLRVETQGITGDGPFKYVFQARRVGDCPGH, encoded by the coding sequence GTGAACGGTAATTCTCGCCTGTTGGCCGCGAGCACGGCCCTCCTTGCCGGAGCCGGCCTGGTCGCCGCCGCGGGTCCGTCGGCGCTGTCGCAGGCCCAGGGCGGCTTGTGGGAGGTCGCTCGCTCCGGAAGTCCGCCCGTTCGCCTGTGCCTCGCCAATCCGCAGGTGCTCGCCCAGTTCGAGCATCGCCGGGCCAGTTGCAGCCGGACCGTGCTTCGCGACTCGGGGCTGTCGGCCAGGATCCACTATACTTGCGGCGGAGGCGGTTTCGGGGAGAGCAACCTGACGCTCGTGACTCCGCGTTCGCTCCGGGTGGAAACCCAGGGGATCACCGGCGACGGGCCGTTCAAATATGTTTTCCAGGCGCGCCGAGTGGGCGATTGCCCGGGCCATTAA
- a CDS encoding Hsp33 family molecular chaperone HslO → MPDTLLNLDVALGVTIPARNARGRLARLGPVLDSILANHGYPQAIERLLSEALVLTALLGTMLKEPEGQVTVQAQTQDGIVDLLVCDYLGGQLRGYVKHDPERLADAGPNPSLQSLFGKGYLAVTFDHPNVDERYQGIVPLEAESLARAAESFFAQSEQIPSIVRLAAEKRAGGWVGGGLLFQHLPEGEEGRDRLHTRLDHPDWPHVAILAGSVKPEELTDPAIALDDLTWRLFHEEAEVRTLDPLPLSKGCRCDPDYVRSVIARFPAEEREAMVGEDGMIRVDCAFCSTSFPIALEDVSETKR, encoded by the coding sequence ATGCCCGACACTTTGCTGAATCTCGACGTCGCGCTCGGCGTCACCATTCCGGCGCGCAATGCGCGCGGACGACTCGCGCGGCTCGGCCCGGTGCTGGATTCGATCCTCGCCAATCACGGCTATCCGCAGGCCATCGAGCGGCTGCTTTCGGAAGCGCTGGTGCTGACCGCGCTGCTGGGCACGATGCTCAAGGAGCCGGAGGGGCAGGTGACCGTCCAGGCGCAGACCCAGGACGGAATCGTCGACCTCCTCGTGTGCGATTATCTTGGTGGCCAGCTTCGCGGCTACGTGAAGCATGACCCCGAGCGCCTTGCCGACGCCGGGCCAAACCCGTCGCTCCAGTCGCTGTTCGGCAAGGGTTATCTCGCGGTGACTTTCGACCACCCCAACGTCGACGAGCGCTACCAGGGCATTGTGCCCCTTGAGGCGGAAAGCCTCGCGCGGGCGGCGGAGAGCTTTTTCGCCCAGTCGGAGCAGATCCCCAGCATCGTCAGGCTTGCGGCGGAGAAGAGGGCCGGCGGCTGGGTTGGCGGCGGGCTGCTGTTCCAGCATCTGCCCGAAGGCGAGGAGGGCCGAGATCGGCTTCACACCAGGCTCGACCATCCCGACTGGCCGCACGTCGCGATCCTGGCGGGTTCGGTAAAGCCGGAGGAGCTGACCGACCCCGCGATCGCTCTCGATGACTTGACCTGGCGGCTGTTCCACGAGGAAGCGGAGGTGCGCACGCTCGACCCGCTGCCGCTCTCCAAGGGCTGCCGCTGCGATCCCGATTACGTGCGCTCGGTCATCGCCCGATTCCCGGCCGAGGAGCGCGAGGCGATGGTCGGCGAGGACGGCATGATCCGAGTCGACTGCGCGTTCTGCTCGACCAGCTTCCCCATAGCTCTCGAAGACGTGTCGGAGACTAAACGGTAA
- a CDS encoding aspartate aminotransferase family protein, producing MAITPLMPVYTRCEVRPVRGEGVYLYGENGEKYLDFAAGIAVNLLGHGHPHLTKAIQEQAATLMHVSNLYGSPQGEAFAQRLIDNSFADTVFFTNSGAEAVECAIKTARRYHHAKGNAHKHDLITFSNAFHGRTMATISATNQEKLRDGFAPLLAGFKVVEFDDLEAALAAMDENTAGFLVEPVQGEGGIRPASKAFMQGLRKACEENDLMLVLDEVQCGVARTGSLYAHEQYDILPDIMASAKGIGGGFPMGACLATEKAASGMVIGTHGSTYGGNPLAMAAGQAVFDIVATPEFLAHVRQMGERLRSALEQMIPNHDHLFESVRGMGLMLGVKMKTDSRAFVNWLRSRGLLTVAAGDNVMRILPPLNIEEQHVREFVDALSAAAADYEAPSVAA from the coding sequence ATGGCCATCACGCCGCTCATGCCCGTTTACACGCGATGCGAAGTGCGGCCGGTGAGGGGAGAGGGTGTCTATCTCTACGGAGAGAATGGCGAGAAGTATCTCGACTTCGCGGCGGGGATCGCAGTGAACCTGCTGGGCCACGGCCACCCGCATCTGACCAAGGCGATCCAGGAGCAGGCGGCGACTTTGATGCACGTGTCGAACCTGTACGGCTCGCCGCAGGGGGAAGCCTTCGCCCAGCGGCTCATCGACAACAGCTTCGCCGACACGGTCTTCTTCACCAATTCAGGCGCCGAAGCGGTCGAATGCGCGATCAAGACCGCGCGCCGCTACCACCACGCCAAGGGCAATGCGCACAAGCATGACCTGATCACCTTCTCCAACGCTTTCCACGGGCGGACGATGGCGACGATTAGCGCCACGAACCAAGAGAAGCTGCGCGACGGATTCGCGCCACTGCTGGCCGGCTTCAAGGTCGTCGAGTTCGACGATCTCGAGGCGGCGCTGGCGGCGATGGACGAGAATACGGCCGGCTTCCTTGTCGAGCCGGTGCAGGGCGAGGGCGGAATCCGCCCGGCCAGCAAGGCGTTCATGCAAGGGCTGCGCAAGGCTTGCGAGGAGAACGACCTGATGCTGGTGCTCGACGAAGTCCAGTGCGGAGTGGCGCGGACAGGGTCGCTCTACGCCCATGAGCAGTACGACATCCTTCCCGACATCATGGCGAGCGCCAAGGGCATCGGCGGCGGCTTCCCGATGGGTGCCTGCCTAGCAACCGAGAAGGCCGCGAGCGGAATGGTGATCGGCACTCACGGGTCGACCTATGGCGGCAACCCGCTTGCGATGGCGGCTGGGCAGGCCGTGTTCGACATTGTCGCGACACCGGAGTTCCTCGCTCACGTCCGGCAGATGGGCGAGCGGTTGCGCTCGGCGCTGGAGCAGATGATCCCCAACCACGACCATTTGTTCGAAAGCGTTCGCGGAATGGGGCTGATGCTCGGGGTCAAGATGAAGACCGACAGCCGGGCATTCGTGAATTGGCTCCGGAGCCGGGGCCTTCTCACGGTCGCCGCGGGCGACAACGTGATGCGGATTCTCCCGCCCTTGAACATCGAGGAACAACATGTCCGCGAATTCGTAGACGCGCTGTCGGCGGCTGCAGCGGACTATGAAGCTCCATCCGTCGCTGCATAA
- a CDS encoding D-Ala-D-Ala carboxypeptidase family metallohydrolase, translating into MLRFISAAALAATLSFAPSVGSGQLIGRAANVQAAAATVPMHKAAADAFGLAHVADSGLAPGQSADDFRTWVSGSGGNRDNVVAFGNFLAAEGVGSIVPLWELTRTSSSWRECGAEPFEAPPPDKWEHIVTTLKFVRDDVVPAVGQVEAVSGYRNAKLNACSDGAPKSAHREFFALDLTPVNAAVDRDDMIRSVCAAHARDGARYDAGLGFYTGRRFHVDSSGFRKWGPNGKGATSPCVHYA; encoded by the coding sequence ATGCTTAGATTTATATCTGCTGCCGCGCTCGCGGCGACGCTCTCTTTTGCGCCTTCCGTGGGCTCGGGCCAGCTGATCGGTCGCGCTGCCAACGTACAGGCCGCGGCCGCGACCGTGCCAATGCACAAGGCTGCGGCCGACGCCTTCGGGCTTGCTCACGTCGCCGATTCCGGCCTTGCGCCGGGACAGTCGGCTGACGACTTCCGGACCTGGGTTAGCGGCTCGGGCGGCAACCGCGACAATGTCGTCGCATTCGGCAACTTCCTTGCCGCCGAGGGCGTCGGCTCGATCGTTCCCCTGTGGGAGCTGACCCGCACCTCTTCGTCGTGGCGCGAGTGCGGCGCAGAGCCGTTCGAAGCCCCGCCCCCCGACAAGTGGGAGCATATCGTCACGACCCTGAAATTCGTGCGCGACGACGTCGTCCCTGCAGTCGGCCAGGTCGAAGCCGTCTCCGGCTACCGCAATGCCAAGCTCAACGCCTGCTCGGACGGAGCGCCGAAGAGCGCTCACCGAGAGTTCTTCGCGCTCGACCTGACGCCGGTGAACGCGGCGGTGGACCGCGACGACATGATCCGCTCTGTCTGCGCCGCCCACGCCCGCGATGGCGCTCGCTATGATGCCGGCCTCGGCTTCTACACCGGCCGCCGGTTCCACGTGGATTCGTCGGGATTCCGCAAATGGGGGCCGAACGGCAAGGGCGCCACCAGCCCCTGCGTGCATTACGCCTGA
- a CDS encoding hemerythrin domain-containing protein, with amino-acid sequence MQTPASLAAEHRELHEVLARASKEGGELGSAAEELERALAPHFRREEQIATPPLGLLPELARGNATAEMRAVLPMTDALERELPQMLKEHEGIRTAAAKFRAAAEKAGRADYVRFSDGLAAHARQEEEILYPAAILVGRYVKRTSPQE; translated from the coding sequence ATGCAGACGCCAGCTTCACTCGCAGCGGAGCACCGGGAATTGCACGAAGTTCTCGCTCGCGCCTCCAAGGAAGGGGGCGAGCTTGGGAGTGCGGCCGAAGAGCTCGAACGAGCCCTGGCTCCCCACTTCCGCCGTGAGGAGCAGATAGCCACGCCTCCGCTCGGCCTTCTCCCCGAGCTGGCCCGCGGAAACGCAACTGCAGAAATGCGTGCCGTCCTGCCCATGACCGACGCGTTGGAGCGCGAGCTTCCACAGATGTTGAAGGAACATGAGGGCATCCGCACTGCCGCCGCGAAGTTCCGCGCCGCCGCCGAGAAGGCGGGGCGAGCGGACTATGTCCGCTTCAGCGACGGGCTCGCTGCCCATGCCCGGCAGGAGGAGGAGATACTCTATCCGGCGGCCATCCTGGTCGGCCGCTACGTCAAGCGGACATCGCCGCAAGAGTGA
- a CDS encoding ABC transporter permease, which translates to MNERPTSSQSSPWLVGVPGEPVLSGVNWGGLKTLYIKEVLRFFKVQMQTVWAPAITTLLYLAIFTVALGRSGRTVMGVAFADFIAPGLIVMAMLQNAFANASFSLLVGKIQGNIVDYLMPPLSTGELIAGLVGAAVTRAFFVGVAVWLAMLLWPGVSVMPRHLGWVLWFGLMGSFLLAFLGLLTSLWAEKFDHAAAVTNFVVTPLSLLSGTFYSVEQLAPSFRAISHANPFFYVISGFRYGFLGISDSPILVGAVGLLVLNLALWAICYSLLKSGWKIKA; encoded by the coding sequence GTGAACGAACGGCCCACCAGCTCCCAATCTTCGCCTTGGCTTGTCGGCGTGCCGGGCGAACCCGTGCTCAGCGGCGTCAACTGGGGAGGTCTCAAGACCCTCTATATCAAGGAGGTGCTCCGGTTCTTCAAGGTGCAGATGCAGACCGTCTGGGCGCCGGCCATCACCACCTTGCTTTATCTGGCGATTTTCACCGTCGCACTGGGCCGAAGCGGGCGCACCGTGATGGGTGTCGCTTTCGCCGACTTCATCGCTCCGGGGCTGATCGTGATGGCGATGCTCCAGAACGCCTTCGCCAACGCCAGCTTCTCGCTGCTGGTCGGCAAGATCCAGGGGAACATCGTCGATTACCTGATGCCGCCGCTTTCGACCGGCGAGCTGATCGCCGGACTCGTGGGCGCGGCGGTGACCCGGGCTTTCTTCGTCGGCGTCGCGGTGTGGCTGGCGATGCTCCTGTGGCCCGGCGTGTCGGTGATGCCGAGGCACTTGGGCTGGGTGCTCTGGTTCGGGCTGATGGGCTCGTTCCTGCTCGCCTTCCTCGGATTGCTCACCTCGCTTTGGGCCGAGAAGTTCGACCATGCGGCCGCGGTGACCAATTTCGTCGTCACTCCGCTGTCGCTCCTGTCGGGCACCTTCTATTCGGTCGAGCAGCTTGCGCCGTCATTCCGCGCGATCAGCCACGCCAACCCCTTTTTCTACGTGATATCGGGCTTCCGCTACGGCTTCCTCGGGATCAGCGATTCGCCGATCCTGGTCGGAGCGGTCGGGCTTCTGGTGCTCAACCTGGCGCTGTGGGCGATATGCTATTCGCTCCTGAAGAGCGGCTGGAAGATCAAGGCGTAA
- a CDS encoding GcrA family cell cycle regulator → MSWTEERIERLKSMWAEGATASEIAEKLGGVSRNAVIGKAHRLGLEARPSPVKPGEEHAAPASKPAKAEAAPKPVAEKPQPAAREPAPQPQRQRPQVEGVQYRSVGPGGFIRQGPGDQQAPIPPAPPRRLVPAKPSPEVADKTSLLDLNDRICKWPMGHPGEPDFHFCGEQANPGYPYCVAHCGVAYQAQLPRRDRRPPPPLPFGGPRVR, encoded by the coding sequence ATGTCCTGGACCGAAGAGCGCATCGAGCGCCTGAAATCGATGTGGGCCGAAGGCGCCACCGCGAGCGAGATTGCCGAGAAGCTCGGCGGGGTCAGCCGCAACGCCGTCATCGGCAAGGCGCACCGCCTCGGCCTCGAGGCCCGCCCGTCGCCGGTCAAGCCGGGCGAGGAGCATGCGGCCCCCGCGTCCAAGCCGGCCAAGGCCGAAGCTGCGCCAAAGCCCGTGGCCGAAAAGCCGCAGCCGGCGGCGCGCGAACCCGCGCCCCAGCCGCAGCGCCAGCGTCCGCAGGTCGAAGGCGTCCAGTATCGCTCGGTCGGTCCCGGCGGCTTCATCCGCCAGGGCCCCGGCGACCAGCAGGCGCCGATCCCGCCCGCGCCTCCGCGCCGCCTGGTTCCGGCCAAGCCCAGTCCGGAAGTCGCCGACAAGACCAGCCTGCTCGACCTCAACGACCGCATCTGCAAATGGCCGATGGGCCATCCGGGCGAGCCCGATTTCCACTTCTGCGGTGAGCAGGCCAACCCCGGCTACCCCTATTGCGTCGCCCATTGCGGAGTCGCCTATCAGGCGCAGCTCCCGCGCCGCGACCGCCGGCCGCCCCCGCCGCTCCCGTTTGGCGGACCGCGAGTCCGCTAG
- a CDS encoding aldo/keto reductase, whose protein sequence is MLNPADVDRIVFGCGNFGGIGSSPHLRSAGDSEEKALRLLDHARRVGIRRFDTANTYGGGASEIILGKWLKAQGGSFVDGAQIATKVGNPNGCPPGETPLSATQIGYHLDQSLSRLGVARIDLYYIHEFDRVTPLEETLEAFSRAAESGKIDRFGISNSSIADARTVLDFASPALASRFEYLQNEYSLLATADANALIPWCAENGLRYTAFSPLAGGFLTGKYRPGEPPPSGSRFAEAPEVCGPYSSEQAFAAIDQLKGRSESRGQTMAEAALRFVLDTPGVDGLIIAPRRIEHFAGLGLGPAGS, encoded by the coding sequence GTGCTTAACCCGGCCGACGTCGATCGCATCGTCTTCGGCTGCGGCAATTTCGGCGGCATCGGCTCGTCTCCGCACCTGCGCAGCGCCGGCGACAGCGAAGAGAAGGCTCTACGGCTTCTCGACCATGCGCGACGCGTCGGGATCCGCCGCTTCGACACCGCGAACACCTACGGCGGCGGCGCGAGCGAGATCATCCTCGGCAAGTGGCTCAAGGCCCAAGGTGGCAGCTTCGTCGACGGCGCGCAGATTGCGACCAAGGTCGGCAATCCCAACGGCTGTCCTCCCGGCGAAACACCCCTCAGCGCGACCCAGATCGGCTACCACCTCGACCAGTCGCTAAGCCGCCTCGGCGTCGCGCGGATCGACCTCTATTACATCCACGAATTCGACCGGGTGACCCCGCTCGAAGAAACGCTCGAAGCGTTCAGCCGCGCCGCCGAATCCGGCAAGATCGACCGGTTCGGAATCTCCAACTCCTCGATCGCCGACGCCAGGACCGTCCTGGACTTCGCAAGCCCCGCCCTCGCGTCGCGCTTCGAATATCTGCAGAACGAATACAGCCTGCTCGCAACCGCAGACGCCAACGCCTTGATCCCCTGGTGCGCCGAGAACGGGCTTCGCTACACTGCCTTCAGCCCGCTGGCGGGCGGATTCCTTACGGGCAAGTACCGCCCCGGCGAACCCCCTCCCTCAGGGAGCCGCTTCGCCGAGGCGCCCGAAGTCTGCGGTCCCTATTCGAGCGAGCAGGCCTTCGCCGCGATCGACCAACTCAAGGGGAGATCCGAATCACGCGGGCAGACCATGGCCGAAGCCGCGCTTCGCTTCGTGCTCGACACTCCGGGCGTCGACGGCCTGATCATCGCGCCGCGCCGGATCGAGCATTTCGCCGGCCTCGGTCTCGGGCCGGCCGGAAGCTAA
- a CDS encoding Hsp20 family protein, with protein sequence MRSAFDFSPYRRSTVGFDRLFDMLENSGLGNGGENYPPFDLIRTGENDYRIDLAVAGFKPDEIDITAQQNVLVVTGKKKEESEDKASDYVYRGIATRSFERRFALADHIQVRGADMKDGLLSVELVREIPEAMKPRKIDIGSSSGREERSAIGSSGEQPASKQTVNADAERENA encoded by the coding sequence ATGCGCAGTGCATTCGACTTTTCGCCCTATCGCCGGTCAACGGTCGGTTTCGACCGGCTGTTCGACATGCTTGAGAACAGCGGGCTTGGTAACGGCGGCGAGAATTATCCGCCGTTCGACCTGATCCGGACCGGAGAGAATGATTATCGGATCGACCTTGCGGTCGCCGGGTTCAAGCCGGACGAGATCGACATCACCGCCCAGCAGAACGTGCTGGTCGTCACCGGCAAGAAGAAGGAAGAGTCCGAGGACAAGGCCTCCGACTATGTCTATCGCGGGATCGCGACGCGCTCGTTCGAGCGGCGTTTCGCGCTTGCCGACCACATCCAGGTCAGGGGCGCGGACATGAAGGACGGGCTGTTGTCCGTCGAGCTGGTGCGCGAAATCCCCGAAGCGATGAAGCCGAGGAAGATCGACATCGGCTCGAGCTCCGGGCGCGAGGAGCGTTCGGCGATCGGTAGCTCCGGCGAGCAGCCGGCGTCCAAGCAGACCGTCAACGCCGACGCCGAGCGCGAGAACGCTTAA